A window of the Nocardia higoensis genome harbors these coding sequences:
- a CDS encoding phage major capsid protein yields the protein MMTKTKLADLQKAAQEQVESAREIAERAQKAGRDMTGDEQRTFDEAMTKGRGLLDQIKAGKRDLDIIEAARGLASDVGQANGPGDPNGKHLSLTGTAVKAMARQIADRMAPANSTGRKALLPAGSTVTDVPMVAESPIALGRPALSLLDALTLRSQLPKYKYLRQNTRTNNAAPVAQGATKPTSVLGLAEVDAELRVIAHMSEPIPKYWLEDSGALELFVADELLFGLRQAIEAQVIAGDGTGENMTGLVNVSGAQTQAFATDLLTTTRSAVTKLETAGHTAGLFVLSPADWEALELARTDTAGQLELGGPVDRAARKLWGVPVAVALGLPATTGLLLDLSAVALSTDTAGIETKWSENVSDDFSKNQLRARVEGRFELDVFQPLGIAEIATAAA from the coding sequence AGTCGGCCCGCGAAATCGCCGAGCGCGCACAGAAGGCAGGCCGGGACATGACCGGCGACGAACAAAGGACATTCGACGAGGCCATGACCAAGGGCCGCGGTCTGCTCGACCAGATCAAGGCCGGTAAGCGCGACCTCGACATCATCGAGGCGGCCCGCGGTCTCGCCTCCGATGTCGGCCAGGCCAACGGCCCCGGCGACCCGAACGGCAAGCACCTGAGCCTGACCGGAACCGCGGTCAAGGCGATGGCCCGGCAGATCGCCGACCGGATGGCCCCGGCCAACAGCACCGGCCGCAAGGCACTGCTGCCCGCGGGCTCGACCGTCACCGATGTGCCGATGGTCGCGGAATCGCCGATCGCGCTGGGCCGCCCGGCCTTGTCGCTGCTGGACGCGCTCACCCTGCGGTCGCAACTGCCGAAGTACAAGTACCTGCGCCAGAACACCCGCACCAACAACGCGGCCCCGGTCGCGCAGGGTGCGACCAAGCCCACGTCGGTGCTCGGCCTCGCCGAGGTCGACGCGGAACTCCGCGTGATCGCGCACATGTCCGAGCCGATCCCCAAGTACTGGCTCGAGGACTCCGGCGCGCTGGAACTGTTCGTTGCCGACGAACTGTTGTTCGGTCTGCGCCAGGCCATCGAGGCCCAGGTGATCGCGGGCGACGGCACCGGCGAGAACATGACCGGGCTGGTGAATGTGTCCGGCGCCCAGACTCAGGCGTTCGCAACCGATCTGCTCACCACGACCCGCAGCGCCGTGACCAAGCTGGAAACCGCGGGCCACACCGCGGGGCTGTTCGTGCTCTCCCCGGCCGACTGGGAAGCGCTCGAACTTGCCCGCACCGACACCGCGGGACAGCTCGAACTGGGCGGCCCGGTCGACCGCGCTGCCCGGAAACTGTGGGGTGTGCCGGTCGCCGTGGCGCTCGGTCTGCCCGCGACGACCGGGCTGCTGCTCGATCTGTCGGCGGTCGCTCTGTCCACCGACACGGCCGGAATCGAGACGAAGTGGTCGGAGAACGTCAGCGACGACTTCTCCAAGAACCAGCTCCGCGCCCGCGTCGAAGGCCGGTTCGAGCTCGACGTGTTCCAGCCGCTCGGCATCGCCGAGATCGCCACGGCGGCGGCGTAG